Proteins encoded together in one Paracoccus sp. SMMA_5_TC window:
- a CDS encoding DUF4118 domain-containing protein, translating to MDKAAAIAPDRRMSPDQNPPPPLPPRRWSTAPSLAGLVGAGLLLASVTWAARVLHDWLPENVSILLFLASVLISAAAFGFWVGLASALGAIAAFNFLFVEPHFTLHIEQPHDVVTVAVFLLTASLTGLLAGRLREQVDAAQGRAAALEVLSRVSTDLAGVRAADQVTAVALHHLHRLVAGPVIALAPGAEGLQALSALPTDFVPDPRDLDAADIALRRGRPEIAAAQGWSGSRLSFYPLGEAGQNRLVLGHARLSPDRRDREWREQAIQLVLGQTEQALARLTLAEEAEAERRRAAAEETRAALLASLSHDLRTPLATILGAVTTLRELGETLPPASQVDLLAAIEEDAQRLARYVEKLLQLTRLQTGIAAQLAWVDAGDVAQAAVTRARRTWPRLRIQAEAAGLPMIRAEAGLLEQALFNLLENAAKYGQDPIRLSGRADGDELVLAVQDAGPGLPPRLAEWINAADMAGAPPGTGLGLPICKGMARALGGRIRAARSSAGGGLVELHLPLPVAPPAQARAAASTGTG from the coding sequence ATGGACAAGGCCGCCGCCATCGCGCCAGATCGCCGCATGAGCCCGGATCAGAACCCGCCACCCCCCTTGCCGCCCCGCCGCTGGAGCACCGCCCCCAGCCTGGCCGGGCTGGTCGGGGCCGGGCTGCTCTTGGCCTCGGTCACCTGGGCGGCGCGGGTTCTGCACGACTGGCTGCCCGAAAACGTCTCGATCCTGCTGTTTCTGGCCAGCGTGCTCATCAGCGCCGCGGCCTTTGGCTTCTGGGTAGGTCTGGCCAGCGCTCTGGGCGCGATCGCGGCCTTCAATTTCCTGTTCGTCGAGCCGCATTTCACCCTGCATATCGAGCAGCCCCATGATGTGGTCACGGTGGCGGTGTTCCTGCTGACCGCCAGCCTGACCGGGCTTCTGGCCGGGCGGCTGCGCGAACAGGTCGATGCCGCGCAAGGTCGAGCCGCCGCGCTTGAGGTGCTGTCGCGGGTCAGCACCGACCTGGCCGGCGTCCGCGCGGCCGATCAGGTGACCGCGGTGGCGCTGCACCACCTGCACCGGCTGGTGGCCGGGCCGGTGATCGCGCTTGCCCCCGGCGCCGAGGGGTTGCAGGCGCTGTCAGCGCTGCCGACGGATTTCGTGCCCGATCCGCGCGATCTTGATGCCGCCGACATTGCCCTGCGCCGCGGCCGCCCCGAAATCGCCGCTGCCCAGGGCTGGAGCGGCTCGCGCCTGAGTTTCTATCCGCTGGGCGAGGCGGGACAGAACCGGCTGGTGCTGGGCCATGCCCGCCTGTCGCCCGACCGGCGCGACCGCGAATGGCGCGAACAGGCGATCCAGCTTGTGCTGGGCCAGACCGAACAGGCGCTGGCCCGTCTGACGCTGGCCGAAGAGGCCGAGGCCGAGCGCCGCCGCGCCGCGGCCGAGGAAACCCGGGCGGCGCTGCTGGCCTCGTTGTCGCATGACCTGCGCACGCCGCTGGCCACCATCCTGGGCGCGGTGACCACGCTGCGCGAACTGGGCGAAACGCTGCCGCCGGCCTCGCAAGTCGATCTGCTGGCCGCCATCGAGGAGGATGCCCAGCGTCTGGCGCGTTATGTCGAAAAGCTGTTGCAGCTGACCCGGCTGCAAACCGGCATCGCCGCGCAACTGGCCTGGGTCGATGCTGGCGACGTGGCCCAGGCGGCGGTGACACGCGCGCGCCGGACCTGGCCGCGCCTGCGCATCCAGGCCGAGGCGGCGGGCCTGCCGATGATCCGCGCCGAAGCCGGCTTGCTGGAGCAGGCGTTGTTCAACCTGCTGGAAAATGCCGCCAAATACGGCCAGGATCCCATCCGCCTTTCCGGTCGCGCCGATGGCGACGAACTGGTGCTGGCGGTGCAGGACGCCGGCCCCGGCCTGCCGCCGCGGCTGGCGGAATGGATCAATGCCGCCGATATGGCCGGGGCGCCACCCGGAACCGGGCTGGGCCTGCCGATCTGCAAGGGCATGGCGCGGGCTCTGGGCGGACGGATACGCGCGGCGCGCAGCAGCGCCGGCGGCGGGCTGGTCGAGCTGCACCTGCCGCTGCCCGTCGCGCCGCCGGCGCAGGCACGTGCCGCAGCCTCGACGGGGACGGGCTGA
- a CDS encoding potassium transporter Kup: protein MASLETELHTIPPRRAGLAQLSLAAIGVVYGDIGTSPLYAFREAMHAAGASHGQVLRADVLGVLSLIVWALVLIVTVKYVLILMRADNEGEGGTLSLLALAQRALGRPNRAILVLGMLGAALFYGDAAITPAISVLSAVEGLKLVTHQVEPFIQPIAIAIIVGLFLVQQRGTQAVARFFGPITLLWFLVMAAAGTHWMLRDPEVLAALNPLYALHFMLQNGRLGLMVLGAVFLAVTGAEALYADMGHFGRRPIQVAWLFVAFPALLLTYFGQGALVLSNPSAMANPFYLMFPSWALLPVVILATLATIIASQAVITGAYSLTRQAVQLRMFPRMKIRHTSDEHQGQIYMPGVNRWLMVAVLALVVIFGSSSRLASAYGIAVTGTMVITATLAMVVAHRHWRLPLWLSVAMMLPFLALDLTFLGANLMKIHDGGYVPLGLAALVLIVMASWMRGSAVVTAKDRELELPLDVLLAQLARSDSIATVPGTAVFLTSTPDLAPSALLHSLKHFKSLHEQNVILTITTAEVPRLPDSQRVRIEDINDRFRRVELCYGYAEEPDVPQALLLCRRQGWKFDIMATSFILSRRRIRIAARSRVPAWQGKLFIALSRNAAGASDYFRIPAGRVVEIGAQMNI from the coding sequence ATGGCAAGTCTGGAAACCGAACTGCACACAATTCCGCCACGCCGGGCCGGGCTGGCGCAGCTTTCGCTGGCCGCGATCGGGGTGGTCTATGGCGACATCGGCACCTCGCCGCTTTATGCCTTTCGCGAGGCGATGCATGCCGCCGGCGCCAGCCACGGCCAGGTGCTGCGCGCCGATGTGCTGGGGGTGCTGTCGCTGATCGTCTGGGCGCTGGTGCTGATCGTGACGGTGAAATACGTGCTGATCCTGATGCGCGCCGACAACGAGGGCGAAGGCGGCACGCTGTCGCTGCTGGCGCTGGCCCAGCGCGCCCTGGGCCGGCCGAACCGCGCCATCCTGGTGCTGGGCATGCTGGGGGCGGCGCTGTTTTACGGCGATGCCGCCATCACCCCGGCGATTTCGGTGCTGTCCGCGGTCGAGGGGCTGAAGCTGGTGACCCATCAGGTCGAACCCTTCATCCAGCCCATCGCCATCGCCATCATCGTCGGCCTGTTCCTGGTCCAGCAGCGCGGCACCCAGGCGGTGGCGCGGTTCTTCGGGCCCATCACGCTGCTGTGGTTTCTGGTCATGGCCGCGGCGGGAACGCATTGGATGCTGCGCGACCCCGAGGTTCTGGCGGCGCTGAACCCGCTCTACGCGCTGCATTTCATGCTGCAGAACGGCCGGTTGGGGCTGATGGTGCTGGGGGCGGTCTTTCTGGCGGTGACCGGGGCCGAGGCGCTTTATGCCGACATGGGCCATTTCGGCCGCCGCCCGATCCAGGTCGCCTGGCTGTTCGTGGCCTTTCCGGCGCTGCTGCTGACCTATTTCGGTCAGGGGGCGCTGGTGCTGTCCAACCCCTCGGCCATGGCCAACCCGTTTTACCTGATGTTTCCGTCCTGGGCGCTGCTGCCGGTGGTGATCCTGGCCACGCTGGCGACGATCATCGCCAGCCAGGCGGTGATCACCGGCGCCTATTCGCTGACCCGGCAGGCGGTGCAGCTGCGCATGTTCCCGCGCATGAAGATCCGCCACACCTCGGACGAACATCAGGGCCAGATCTACATGCCCGGGGTCAACCGCTGGCTGATGGTGGCGGTGCTGGCGCTGGTGGTAATCTTCGGCTCGTCCTCGCGGCTGGCCTCGGCCTATGGCATCGCGGTGACCGGCACCATGGTCATCACCGCCACGCTGGCCATGGTGGTGGCGCATAGGCACTGGCGGCTGCCGCTGTGGCTGTCGGTGGCGATGATGCTGCCGTTCCTGGCGCTGGACCTGACCTTTCTGGGCGCCAACCTGATGAAGATCCACGACGGCGGCTATGTGCCGCTGGGCCTGGCGGCGCTGGTGCTGATCGTCATGGCCAGCTGGATGCGCGGCAGCGCCGTGGTCACCGCCAAGGACCGCGAACTGGAACTGCCGCTGGACGTGCTGCTGGCGCAGCTGGCGCGATCCGACAGCATCGCCACCGTGCCGGGGACGGCGGTGTTCCTGACCTCGACCCCCGACCTGGCGCCCTCGGCGCTGCTGCACAGTCTCAAGCATTTCAAGTCGCTGCACGAACAGAACGTGATCCTGACCATCACCACCGCCGAGGTGCCGCGCCTGCCCGACAGCCAGCGGGTGAGGATCGAGGACATCAACGACCGCTTCCGCCGGGTCGAACTGTGCTATGGCTATGCCGAGGAACCCGACGTGCCGCAGGCGCTGCTGCTGTGCCGGCGCCAGGGCTGGAAATTCGACATCATGGCGACATCCTTCATCCTGTCGCGGCGGCGCATCCGAATCGCTGCCCGCAGCCGGGTGCCGGCCTGGCAGGGCAAGCTGTTCATCGCGCTGTCGCGCAATGCCGCCGGCGCCTCGGATTATTTCCGCATCCCCGCCGGCCGCGTGGTCGAGATCGGGGCGCAGATGAACATCTAG
- a CDS encoding AbrB family transcriptional regulator, translated as MGLFGRRVLTFGVAALGATGFVALGLPLPLLLGPMLACLLAALVGLPLTGAGRLGTAMRSFLGVAVGAAITPQVLAQMPGMAMSLALVPVFVAAIALVGYPLLRRGFGFDPATAWYGAMPGGLQDMLVFGEEAGGDIRALSLIHATRVLVIVTAAPLILHAGWAVDLSQAPGAPLAAVGLGEILLMIGAGILGWLGAQRMGMFGASILGPMILTAALSLAGLITQRPPAAMIQAAQLFIGIAVGVKYAGITLRELRRHVAAGAVHALALAGLSLVMIEVIVALGLAPGLEAFLAFVPGGQAEMVVIAIIAGADLAYVVCHHLLRMILVIVLAPVVAAWARRRQREGG; from the coding sequence ATGGGACTGTTCGGGCGCAGGGTGCTGACATTTGGCGTGGCCGCGCTGGGCGCGACCGGCTTCGTCGCGCTTGGCCTGCCGCTGCCGCTGCTGCTGGGGCCGATGCTGGCCTGTCTGCTGGCGGCGCTTGTGGGGCTGCCGCTGACCGGGGCGGGGCGTCTGGGCACCGCCATGCGCAGCTTTCTGGGCGTGGCTGTCGGAGCGGCAATCACGCCGCAGGTGCTGGCGCAAATGCCCGGCATGGCCATGTCTCTGGCCCTGGTGCCCGTCTTTGTGGCGGCGATCGCGCTGGTCGGTTATCCGCTGCTGCGCCGCGGCTTCGGTTTCGATCCGGCCACGGCCTGGTATGGCGCCATGCCCGGCGGGCTGCAGGACATGCTGGTGTTCGGCGAAGAGGCCGGAGGCGACATAAGGGCGCTGTCGCTGATCCATGCCACCCGGGTGCTGGTCATCGTCACCGCCGCGCCACTGATCCTGCACGCGGGCTGGGCGGTCGATCTGTCGCAGGCGCCCGGCGCGCCGCTGGCGGCGGTTGGGCTGGGGGAAATCCTGCTGATGATCGGCGCGGGGATCCTGGGCTGGCTGGGCGCGCAGCGCATGGGCATGTTCGGCGCCTCGATCCTGGGGCCGATGATCCTGACCGCCGCGCTGTCGCTGGCCGGTCTGATCACGCAGCGCCCCCCGGCGGCGATGATCCAGGCCGCGCAGCTTTTCATCGGCATCGCGGTGGGGGTGAAATACGCAGGCATAACCCTGCGCGAACTGCGTCGCCATGTCGCTGCCGGAGCAGTCCATGCGCTGGCGCTGGCCGGGCTGAGTCTGGTGATGATCGAGGTCATCGTGGCCCTGGGTCTGGCGCCGGGGCTCGAGGCGTTTCTGGCCTTTGTGCCCGGCGGGCAGGCGGAAATGGTGGTGATCGCCATCATTGCCGGCGCCGATCTGGCCTATGTCGTATGCCATCACCTGTTGCGCATGATCCTGGTGATCGTGCTGGCGCCGGTGGTTGCCGCCTGGGCGCGCCGGCGCCAGCGCGAGGGGGGCTAG
- a CDS encoding VOC family protein — translation MARAIHSMIRVLDEARSVGFYREAFGLEVADRLDFPDFTLVYLANAENDFELELTINKGRSQPYDLGDGYGHLALSVDDLEAEHARLTAAGLAPRKIVDFAPAGEVVARFFFIADPDGYQIEVLQRGGRYR, via the coding sequence ATGGCCCGCGCCATTCACAGCATGATTCGCGTTCTCGACGAAGCGCGCTCGGTCGGCTTCTATCGCGAAGCCTTCGGGCTAGAGGTGGCCGACCGGCTGGATTTTCCCGATTTCACCCTGGTCTATCTGGCCAATGCGGAAAACGATTTCGAACTGGAACTGACCATCAACAAGGGCCGCAGCCAGCCCTATGACCTGGGCGACGGTTATGGGCATCTGGCGCTGTCGGTCGACGATCTCGAGGCCGAGCATGCAAGGTTGACCGCTGCCGGGCTGGCGCCGCGCAAGATCGTCGATTTCGCCCCGGCCGGCGAGGTTGTCGCACGCTTCTTCTTCATCGCCGATCCGGACGGCTACCAGATCGAGGTTCTTCAGCGCGGCGGCCGCTACCGCTAG